A region of Saimiri boliviensis isolate mSaiBol1 chromosome 8, mSaiBol1.pri, whole genome shotgun sequence DNA encodes the following proteins:
- the NICN1 gene encoding nicolin-1 — protein MSRILVPCHVKGTVALQVGDVRTSQGRPGVLVIDVTFPSVAPFELQEITFKNYYTAFLSIRVRQHTSAHTPAKWVTCLRDYCLMPDPHSEEGAQEYVSLFKHQMLCNMARVSELRLILRQPSPLWLSFTVEDLQIYQQGPKSPSMTFPKWLSHPVPSEQPALLCEGLPDPSRVSSEVQQMWALTEMIRASHTSARIGRFDVDGCYDLNLLSYT, from the exons ATGTCCCGCATTTTGGTGCCCTGCCATGTGAAAGGCACCGTAGCCCTGCAGGTGGGCGACGTGCGGACCTCCCAAGGCCGGCCTGGCGTGCTGGTCATCGATGTCACCTTCCCCAGCGTCGCTCCCTTCGAG TTGCAGGAGATCACGTTTAAGAATTACTACACAGCTTTTCTGAGCATCCGTGTCCGTCAGCACACCTCAGCACACACACCGGCCAAGTGGGTGACCTGCCTGCGGGACTACTGCCTGATGCCTGACCCACACAGTGAGGAGGGAGCCCAGGAGTATGTATCGCTGTTCAAGCATCAG atgCTGTGTAACATGGCCAGAGTATCGGAGCTACGCCTGATTCTGCGGCAGCCATCACCACTGTGGTTGTCTTTCACAGTGGAAGACCTGCAGATCTATCAGCAGGGACCAAAG AGCCCCTCCATGACCTTCCCCAAGTGGCTCTCCCACCCAGTGCCCAGTGAGCAACCTGCACTCCTCTGTGAG GGTCTCCCAGACCCCAGCAGGGTATCCTCCGAGGTGCAGCAGATGTGGGCACTGACAGAGATGATCCGGGCCAGTCACACCTCCGCGAGGATCGGCCGCTTTGAT GTGGACGGCTGTTATGACCTGAACTTGCTCTCCTACACTTGA